From a region of the Kaistia sp. 32K genome:
- a CDS encoding phosphatase PAP2 family protein, with protein sequence MIGNAVRAVAVSVSALLGVCGQSFAQSDEAQPNVTDPHFKIAPGYLQRSDLPDSLMLLGPPPAPDSAALARDEEARKATLALRTTDRWKLAASDADLSFPQAADNFSCAMGVGINETDTPRLYAMMQKMLSDLGLSTYGVKNKYNRTRPFVVHSEATCRADQEPILREDGSYPSGHTAAGWGWALVFAEINPERANELLRRGIEFGQSRVICDAHWQSDVDAGRIMGAATVARLQTDPVFLADLEAAKAEVAQAKLKQTAAPDCKAEASALSQP encoded by the coding sequence ATGATCGGGAATGCAGTTCGGGCCGTTGCCGTCTCCGTGTCTGCCCTGCTGGGGGTTTGCGGGCAGAGTTTCGCCCAATCAGATGAAGCCCAGCCCAACGTCACCGATCCGCATTTCAAGATTGCGCCGGGCTATCTGCAGCGGTCCGATCTGCCCGACAGCCTGATGCTGCTCGGCCCGCCTCCCGCGCCGGACTCGGCTGCGCTGGCGAGAGACGAGGAGGCGCGCAAGGCGACGCTCGCTCTGCGCACCACCGACCGCTGGAAGCTTGCCGCCAGCGACGCCGATCTCTCCTTCCCGCAGGCGGCGGATAATTTCTCCTGCGCGATGGGTGTCGGCATCAACGAAACGGACACGCCGCGTCTCTATGCGATGATGCAGAAGATGTTGTCGGATCTTGGCCTGTCGACCTATGGCGTGAAGAACAAATACAACCGGACGCGCCCCTTCGTCGTGCACAGTGAAGCGACCTGCAGGGCGGATCAGGAGCCAATTCTGCGGGAGGACGGCTCTTATCCCTCGGGCCATACGGCCGCGGGATGGGGATGGGCGCTGGTCTTCGCGGAGATCAATCCCGAGCGGGCGAACGAGTTGCTCCGGCGTGGCATCGAGTTCGGCCAGAGCCGAGTGATCTGCGACGCGCATTGGCAGAGCGATGTCGACGCGGGCCGCATCATGGGCGCGGCGACCGTCGCGCGGCTGCAGACCGATCCGGTCTTCCTTGCCGATCTGGAAGCAGCCAAGGCCGAGGTGGCGCAGGCGAAGCTGAAGCAGACCGCGGCGCCGGATTGCAAGGCCGAGGCATCCGCCCTGTCCCAGCCATAA
- a CDS encoding EAL domain-containing protein gives MKSRLLAEIESGLRQNTFELHYQPIVSLTVERAPSLEALMRWRHPDRGLLLPAAFRRGFAEPRIRAAFGMYMLDRVFSDLVAFQEQGLALDRVAINLTGSDFRSPDFLDRFFELSARTGIPPTAFCAEVTESMFIGRRQTSLQRGLRCLHDAGVEIALDDFGTGFASLTHLRQLPIDRLKIDRSFVANMVASRRDQSIIRGIIEIAHNLDAIVVAEGVETLEQVELLAEFGCDMVQGWYFGKACEGGCLTEVLNAMPSGRNRK, from the coding sequence ATGAAATCACGGCTTCTCGCTGAGATCGAAAGCGGATTGCGGCAGAACACCTTCGAGCTTCACTACCAACCCATCGTGTCCCTGACGGTCGAACGCGCCCCCTCGCTGGAGGCGCTCATGCGCTGGCGCCATCCGGATCGCGGCCTCTTGTTGCCCGCCGCGTTCAGGAGGGGTTTTGCCGAGCCGCGCATCCGCGCGGCTTTTGGCATGTACATGCTCGACAGGGTCTTCAGCGACCTCGTCGCCTTCCAGGAGCAAGGCCTCGCGCTCGACCGCGTCGCCATCAATCTGACCGGTTCCGATTTTCGGTCGCCGGACTTCCTGGATCGCTTCTTCGAGTTGAGCGCGAGAACGGGCATTCCGCCCACGGCCTTCTGCGCCGAGGTCACGGAGAGCATGTTTATCGGTCGCCGCCAGACCTCCCTTCAACGGGGGCTTCGCTGCCTTCATGACGCTGGCGTCGAGATCGCGCTCGACGATTTCGGGACGGGCTTTGCTTCGTTGACGCATCTGCGCCAGCTGCCGATTGACCGGCTGAAGATCGACCGAAGCTTCGTTGCGAACATGGTCGCCTCGAGGAGGGATCAGTCGATTATCCGCGGCATCATTGAAATCGCCCACAACTTGGACGCGATTGTCGTGGCCGAAGGGGTTGAGACCCTCGAGCAGGTCGAGCTACTCGCTGAGTTCGGCTGCGACATGGTGCAGGGCTGGTATTTCGGCAAGGCGTGCGAAGGGGGCTGCCTGACGGAAGTGCTCAACGCCATGCCGTCAGGGCGAAATCGCAAATAA
- a CDS encoding phytanoyl-CoA dioxygenase family protein, translating to MNTTPAFDYDIAAQRALLAEDGIIGLKGAFSPAWADEMREDMMTAFWSAIQRPGGAVGRGPRRWYVEIHPQALRGFVDLITHPWVVDVCTNVLGSDYQIVEIGFDVPFQGAKYQPWHRDFPSPVDTYRDRRITSLAFNLTGVDVTEDMGPFEVAPGTQYDDGREWKHEMFPDKALWGRFQDRATRKFPKRGDISCRSALTVHRGTEHQSPIARPVMVLGVDRPGAGHAELHDMMVTREWHDALPEIARQHLVCRVVDELVPITQKHDIEGLVMGADPT from the coding sequence ATGAACACGACGCCGGCATTTGACTACGATATTGCCGCACAGAGAGCGCTGCTCGCGGAGGACGGCATCATCGGACTGAAGGGGGCCTTCAGTCCGGCATGGGCCGACGAGATGCGCGAGGACATGATGACCGCCTTCTGGTCGGCCATTCAAAGGCCGGGAGGCGCGGTTGGCCGCGGCCCCCGCCGCTGGTATGTCGAGATCCACCCGCAGGCGCTTCGCGGCTTCGTCGACCTCATCACCCATCCGTGGGTCGTCGATGTCTGCACCAACGTGCTCGGATCGGACTACCAGATCGTCGAGATCGGCTTTGACGTGCCGTTCCAGGGCGCCAAATACCAGCCGTGGCACCGCGACTTCCCCTCACCCGTCGATACCTATCGCGACCGCCGGATCACTTCGCTCGCCTTCAACTTGACGGGCGTCGATGTCACCGAGGACATGGGGCCGTTCGAAGTGGCTCCGGGAACGCAATATGACGATGGCCGCGAGTGGAAGCATGAGATGTTCCCGGACAAGGCGCTCTGGGGCCGCTTCCAGGACCGCGCGACGCGCAAATTTCCGAAACGCGGCGACATTTCCTGTCGCTCGGCCCTGACGGTCCATCGCGGCACGGAACACCAGTCGCCGATCGCTCGACCGGTCATGGTGCTCGGCGTCGACAGGCCGGGCGCCGGGCACGCCGAGCTGCACGACATGATGGTGACGCGGGAGTGGCATGACGCCCTCCCCGAAATCGCCAGGCAGCATCTCGTCTGCCGGGTCGTCGACGAGCTGGTGCCGATTACCCAGAAGCACGACATCGAAGGCCTCGTCATGGGCGCCGATCCGACCTGA
- a CDS encoding LacI family DNA-binding transcriptional regulator — protein MAKAAGCSQATVSVVLNNVTDIKISPDLRTRVLEAARRLGYGLASPIRRAGLGDLRGGCIGFIVDQLATTPEAVNAIEGARHASWENDVTILVAQTQGRAEHERKAVARLLQAGAQGIVYMSIFTRRVSIDAVFDDLPVPLVLLNCYTSDNRFPAVVPDEATGGHMATASLIGKGHRRIATIVGESFMEAAQDRLAGYRQALAEAGLAYDDRLVVEGNWTPTSGFESTQKLLSLEEPPTAIFCQNDKMAMGCFNAITEAGMRIPDDLSVVGYDDDEISRHLRPQLTTLELPHRPMGAWAIEQLARKPLAGRHEIHKVGCTLIERASTKGCVTRQ, from the coding sequence GTGGCCAAGGCGGCGGGCTGCTCCCAGGCGACGGTCTCCGTCGTCCTCAACAATGTCACGGACATCAAGATATCGCCCGACCTCCGCACGCGCGTGCTGGAAGCGGCGCGCAGGCTTGGCTACGGGCTCGCAAGCCCCATCCGTCGCGCCGGCCTCGGAGACCTCCGGGGCGGCTGCATCGGCTTCATCGTCGACCAGCTCGCGACGACGCCGGAAGCGGTCAACGCGATCGAGGGCGCCCGGCATGCCTCCTGGGAAAACGACGTGACCATTCTGGTCGCGCAGACGCAGGGGCGGGCCGAGCATGAGCGCAAGGCGGTGGCGCGCCTTCTGCAGGCCGGCGCACAGGGCATCGTTTATATGTCGATCTTTACCCGCCGCGTATCGATCGACGCGGTCTTCGACGACCTGCCCGTACCGCTCGTCCTGCTCAACTGCTATACCAGCGACAATCGCTTTCCCGCGGTCGTGCCGGACGAGGCGACCGGCGGACACATGGCAACGGCCTCTCTGATCGGGAAGGGGCACAGACGCATCGCCACGATCGTCGGCGAAAGCTTCATGGAAGCCGCACAGGACCGGCTCGCCGGCTATCGCCAGGCGCTCGCCGAGGCAGGGCTCGCCTATGACGACCGTCTGGTGGTCGAGGGAAACTGGACGCCGACCTCCGGCTTCGAGTCGACCCAGAAGCTCCTGTCGCTCGAGGAACCGCCGACAGCGATTTTTTGCCAGAATGACAAGATGGCCATGGGTTGCTTCAACGCCATCACAGAGGCGGGGATGCGGATCCCGGACGATCTTTCCGTCGTCGGCTATGACGACGACGAGATTTCCCGCCATCTGCGCCCGCAACTGACAACGCTGGAACTGCCCCATCGCCCGATGGGCGCCTGGGCAATCGAACAGCTTGCAAGGAAGCCGCTCGCGGGCCGGCATGAAATCCACAAGGTCGGATGCACGCTCATCGAGCGAGCCTCCACAAAAGGTTGCGTCACTCGTCAGTAG